In Labrus bergylta chromosome 11, fLabBer1.1, whole genome shotgun sequence, one genomic interval encodes:
- the fkrp gene encoding fukutin-related protein, whose amino-acid sequence MRISLCQGLLTGAIVLNLLILYYVSRAQQQMMEKRKELGRGTRRAALPASGLGGGLGALVGAGGERGGIGVEGHSRSPRVTVLLREFEHFENYVGDVANSFLRQRPEIPFLAVADTNPYPPLALPEGVRLLVLSPSPEQPPQAHRPEFHVQTEFVLLVPDGAELEQPRSIERLIRELEGEGGGPVRLVAAPVLARSAVQCLHLRVNLREWTATYSPAASGSSGSVCTALQGDAIILIRTEDLFNLSVPLGRPLFSSLFVQTALRGWKVKLLESPCFSANHRPLFSSAHNQWKADTRLKEATGKLMRSFGLKRLLLPDGKEQWYGCSKETSRCFGTVQDDTPDYLYLDRWTPPCCLRGLRETAKYVINILETSGVRYWLEGGTLLGAVRHQDIIPWDYDVDLGIYLEDIPNCDHLKSLDSGSLVDANGYVWERAVEGDFYRVQYSEANHLHVDLWPFYARNGVMTKDTWIEHKQDVEFPEHFLQPLVPMTFAGVTASAPNNHRAFLELKFGEGVIENPQYPNPMKKRLDRSKL is encoded by the coding sequence ATGCGTATCAGTCTCTGTCAGGGCCTGTTAACTGGCGCCATCGTCCTCAACCTCCTCATCCTCTACTATGTATCCAGAGCACAACAGCAAATGATGGAAAAGAGGAAGGAACTTGGCAGGGGTACAAGGAGGGCTGCCCTACCAGCCTCTGGTCTAGGGGGAGGCCTTGGGGCTCTAGTTGGAGCTGGAGGTGAGCGTGGAGGGATAGGAGTTGAGGGGCACAGTCGCAGCCCGCGTGTCACAGTTCTTCTTCGGGAGTTTGAACACTTTGAGAATTATGTTGGGGACGTGGCTAATTCTTTCCTCCGCCAGAGACCTGAGATTCCATTTTTGGCTGTTGCCGACACAAATCCGTACCCTCCCCTGGCACTTCCGGAGGGGGTGCGGCTCTTAGTGCTTTCCCCGAGCCCAGAGCAGCCGCCTCAAGCTCACAGGCCAGAGTTCCACGTTCAGACTGAGTTCGTGCTGTTGGTGCCTGATGGGGCGGAGTTGGAGCAACCGCGGTCTATAGAGAGGCTGATCAGGGAACTCGAAGGTGAGGGTGGGGGACCTGTGAGGTTGGTTGCTGCACCTGTGCTGGCTCGATCTGCCGTGCAATGCCTCCACCTGCGGGTGAATCTCAGAGAGTGGACAGCCACCTACTCCCCTGCTGCGTCTGGGAGCAGCGGAAGTGTGTGCACGGCTTTGCAAGGAGATGCGATCATCCTCATTCGCACTGAGGATCTTTTTAACCTCTCGGTGCCTCTGGGGCGGCCCCTTTTCTCCTCGCTTTTCGTCCAAACTGCCCTGAGAGGCTGGAAGGTGAAGCTGCTGGAGAGCCCCTGTTTCTCTGCAAACCACCGTCCACTCTTCAGCTCCGCTCACAACCAGTGGAAGGCTGACACTCGGCTCAAGGAGGCAACTGGAAAGCTCATGAGGAGCTTCGGTTTGAAGCGCCTCCTTCTGCCTGATGGGAAGGAACAGTGGTATGGCTGCAGTAAAGAGACATCACGTTGCTTTGGCACAGTGCAAGATGACACTCCAGACTACCTTTATCTGGATCGCTGGACGCCGCCCTGCTGCCTGCGAGGTCTGAGAGAAACTGCCAAGTATGTCATCAACATCCTGGAGACCTCAGGTGTACGCTACTGGCTCGAGGGTGGGACTCTGCTTGGTGCTGTCCGCCATCAGGACATCATCCCCTGGGATTATGATGTAGATTTAGGCATCTACCTGGAGGATATACCCAACTGTGATCACCTGAAAAGCCTGGACTCGGGCTCCCTCGTAGATGCTAATGGCTATGTGTGGGAGCGTGCAGTGGAAGGAGATTTCTACAGAGTCCAGTACAGCGAGGCCAACCACCTGCACGTTGATCTGTGGCCGTTCTATGCACGCAACGGCGTCATGACCAAAGACACATGGATCGAGCACAAGCAAGACGTGGAGTTCCCGGAACACTTCCTGCAGCCGCTGGTGCCAATGACGTTTGCCGGCGTCACTGCCTCGGCCCCCAACAACCACAGAGCCTTCTTGGAGCTCAAGTTTGGAGAGGGAGTTATTGAGAACCCTCAGTATCCTAACCCTATGAAAAAAAGGCTGGACAGAAGCAAATTATGA